One window of Puntigrus tetrazona isolate hp1 chromosome 14, ASM1883169v1, whole genome shotgun sequence genomic DNA carries:
- the pdgfrl gene encoding platelet-derived growth factor receptor-like protein translates to MKLWLFLTLALLWLEVQNGVCQQVKRKKEAGENRIRPGRKRVKGRYPKVKEKEAGNKGQSILTQVLDKGRFLRLGESLSLNPGKTMELRCKGTNIGWAYPSYLDTFNDNRLSIKQHERYSQLILTSPSAADTGEYSCWVVLCDGEECTKDGESTSATYIYFTDKDELFVPSAIHFEIIYLRPDMSATVPCRVTNPKINVSLHREVPAEEIAVDGTQISYNPMKGFIIQNPSPEHKGAYYCKANSTIRNTPQVSTKYQLLYVEVPSGPPFATIEASSNIVSGGDIFNITCTVLGEPEMNVSFSWRYPGQGQRPVSIHDSWRLINRGVGHTTRISQSVIVVDDVETIDYGKYICATKNKHGETLVATTVKSHE, encoded by the exons ATGAAGCTCTGGCTTTTCCTCACACTGGCACTGCTCTGGCTGGAGGTGCAAAATG GTGTGTGTCAGCAGGTCAAGCGTAAGAAAGAGGCTGGTGAGAATCGCATTAGACCAGGAAGAAAGAGGGTGAAGGGTCGCTACCCCAAAGTAAAAGAAAAGGAGGCAGGAAACAAGGGCCAGTCTATTCTCACCCAGGTCCTTGATAAAGGTCGTTTTCTCAGACTGGGTGAGAGCCTTTCCTTGAATCCTGGGAAAACAATGGAACTGAGATGCAAAGGGACTAATATTGGCTGGGCGTATCCCTCTTATCTGGACACCTTCAATGATAACCGCCTCAG CATCAAGCAGCATGAGCGGTACAGTCAGCTGATTCTGACGTCGCCCTCTGCTGCTGATACGGGGGAGTACAGCTGCTGGGTGGTGCTCTGTGACGGAGAAGAATGTACAAAGGATGGAGAAAGCACATCTGCTACCTACATATACTTCACAG ACAAAGATGAGCTGTTCGTCCCCTCCGCCATCCATTTCGAGATCATCTACCTGCGTCCTGACATGTCTGCCACCGTCCCGTGCCGGGTGACAAACCCCAAAATCAACGTCTCGCTGCATAGGGAGGTGCCTGCAGAGGAGATTGCTGTAGATGGGACCCAGATCTCTTACAATCCCATGAAAGGCTTCATCATCCAGAACCCCAGTCCAGAACACAAGGGCGCTTATTACTGCAAGGCCAACAGCACCATCAGAAACACTCCACAAGTATCCACTAAATACCAGCTGCTGTATGTGGAAG TGCCTAGTGGTCCCCCTTTTGCTACTATTGAGGCTTCTTCAAACATAGTGAGCGGTGGAGACATCTTTAACATTACCTGCACAGTTCTGGGTGAACCTGAGATGAATGTCAGCTTCAGCTGGAGGTATCCAGGCCAG GGTCAGAGGCCGGTGAGTATTCATGACTCCTGGAGACTGATAAACCGCGGTGTGGGACACACAACACGCATCTCTCAGAGCGTCATCGTTGTGGATGATGTTGAAACGATCGACTATGGAAAGTACATCTGCGCCACAAAAAATAAGCATGGAGAGACATTGGTGGCCACCACGGTGAAGTCACATGAATAA